A window of Candidatus Rokuibacteriota bacterium contains these coding sequences:
- a CDS encoding PaaI family thioesterase, which produces MAAADEPIRIDPEILNEHHEGTLTKLIGARFVEATKDRLVAELTVRDDLTTVGGRVHGGTLMALADLVGATGTFINLPPGATGTTTLESKTNFFAAGREGVIRAESTPVHRGRTTQVWQTRVTDASGRLLSMTIQTQLVLRE; this is translated from the coding sequence ATGGCGGCAGCTGACGAGCCGATACGCATCGACCCCGAGATCCTCAACGAGCATCACGAAGGCACGCTGACCAAGCTCATCGGCGCGCGCTTCGTCGAGGCGACGAAGGACCGGCTCGTGGCCGAGCTGACCGTGCGAGACGACCTGACGACGGTGGGCGGCCGCGTCCACGGCGGGACGCTGATGGCGCTGGCCGACCTCGTGGGCGCGACCGGGACCTTCATCAACCTGCCGCCGGGGGCGACGGGCACGACCACGCTCGAGTCCAAGACCAACTTTTTCGCCGCCGGGCGCGAGGGCGTGATCCGCGCCGAGTCCACGCCGGTCCACCGCGGCAGGACGACCCAGGTCTGGCAGACGCGGGTGACCGACGCCTCGGGCCGCCTTCTGTCGATGACCATCCAGACCCAGCTCGTATTGCGAGAGTAG
- a CDS encoding MFS transporter, whose product MEQSPTRLRWIMWGIPAFLFFFAFLHRVAPGVIVKDIMQAFGASGEIVGLLSAMYFYSYAAFMIPAGLLIDGFGVRRVIAAGSAVMGLGSLAMGMAASQNVLMTGRFFVGAGATVTFIGCLKVATNWFPPSHFGTLSAVTATVGVLGALGGTAPLAALVALTSWRGAFTTIAALTLLGAATCYLVVRDHPAGAAAATAPSPKLGAVLRGMVQVLGNRHTWPPFLAFFFLYAAMGNLMLWVVPFLHDIYALPTTKAATYASAVSFALLFTAPLTGYLSDRVLRRRKLPYTVLSFCLFLFWAALALTAGALPLWGVALILFGMGGVGGAFVLTWPIGREVNPPHLAGTAVAVANMGGFLGAALTQKYVGRVLDAGWTGAMVEGARVYPAAAYAGAFKVCAVFVLVAAGMSLLLRETRGRNIYHELHPGGTHGGS is encoded by the coding sequence GTGGAGCAGTCGCCCACCCGTCTCCGCTGGATCATGTGGGGCATCCCCGCCTTCCTCTTCTTCTTCGCGTTCCTGCACCGCGTCGCCCCCGGTGTCATCGTCAAGGACATCATGCAGGCGTTCGGCGCGAGCGGCGAGATCGTCGGCCTGCTTTCGGCCATGTACTTCTACTCATACGCGGCCTTCATGATCCCCGCCGGGCTCTTGATCGACGGCTTCGGGGTCCGCCGCGTGATCGCAGCAGGCAGCGCTGTCATGGGGCTGGGCTCGCTGGCGATGGGCATGGCGGCCTCGCAGAACGTGCTCATGACCGGGCGGTTCTTCGTCGGCGCGGGCGCGACGGTCACCTTCATCGGCTGCCTCAAAGTTGCCACAAACTGGTTCCCGCCCTCTCACTTCGGCACGCTCTCGGCGGTGACGGCCACGGTGGGCGTGCTGGGAGCGCTCGGAGGCACCGCGCCCCTGGCTGCGCTGGTCGCGCTGACGAGCTGGCGCGGCGCCTTCACGACGATCGCCGCGCTGACACTCCTCGGCGCCGCGACGTGCTACCTCGTCGTCCGCGACCACCCGGCGGGCGCCGCCGCGGCGACGGCGCCGTCACCGAAACTCGGCGCGGTGCTCCGGGGCATGGTCCAAGTGCTGGGCAACCGCCACACCTGGCCCCCCTTCCTCGCCTTCTTCTTCCTCTACGCGGCCATGGGCAACCTCATGCTCTGGGTCGTGCCGTTCCTCCACGACATCTACGCGCTGCCGACGACCAAGGCCGCGACCTATGCCTCGGCCGTGTCATTCGCCCTCCTCTTCACGGCGCCGCTCACGGGTTATCTCTCCGACCGGGTCCTGCGCCGGCGCAAGCTCCCCTACACCGTGCTCTCCTTCTGCCTCTTTCTCTTCTGGGCGGCGCTCGCGCTCACGGCCGGGGCACTGCCGCTCTGGGGAGTGGCGCTGATCCTCTTCGGCATGGGCGGGGTGGGCGGGGCCTTCGTGCTGACCTGGCCGATCGGACGTGAAGTCAACCCGCCGCATCTGGCGGGCACCGCGGTGGCGGTCGCGAACATGGGAGGCTTCCTCGGCGCCGCGCTGACCCAGAAGTACGTCGGCCGCGTGCTCGACGCCGGCTGGACCGGCGCGATGGTCGAGGGCGCGCGCGTCTACCCCGCGGCGGCCTATGCGGGCGCTTTCAAGGTCTGCGCGGTGTTCGTGCTGGTCGCGGCGGGCATGAGCCTGCTCCTGCGCGAGACGCGCGGGCGCAACATCTACCACGAGCTCCATCCCGGAGGGACCCATGGCGGCAGCTGA
- a CDS encoding CoA-transferase, with amino-acid sequence MPEYTDRELMVIAAGREIRDGDLAFVGMRLPLLAFAFAKRTHAPGAIGLFENGIVRDQPAPETLMTMSDTPNIPGALWSTGTLEIMSLLQQGLVDLGFIGGAEIDKHGNLNTNCVGDWRRPKVRLPGSGGGADIASLAKRFVVIMPQEKHRFKERVDFITSPGFGDGAGWRERVGLPGGGPAAVITTLGVYRFDPKTREMLLASWHPGQSVESVRAATGWDLRVADGCRQTAIPTAAELEIVRACDPAGFWTR; translated from the coding sequence ATGCCGGAGTACACCGATCGCGAGCTGATGGTCATCGCCGCGGGGCGCGAGATCCGCGACGGCGATCTGGCTTTCGTCGGCATGCGGCTGCCGCTCCTGGCCTTCGCCTTCGCCAAGCGCACGCATGCCCCGGGGGCGATCGGCCTCTTCGAGAACGGCATCGTGCGCGACCAGCCGGCGCCGGAGACCCTCATGACCATGAGCGACACGCCGAATATCCCGGGCGCGCTCTGGTCCACAGGCACGCTCGAGATCATGTCGCTCCTCCAGCAGGGGCTGGTGGACCTTGGCTTCATCGGCGGCGCCGAGATTGACAAGCACGGCAACCTCAACACCAACTGCGTCGGCGACTGGCGCAGACCGAAAGTCCGGCTGCCCGGCAGCGGCGGCGGCGCGGACATCGCGAGCCTGGCCAAGCGCTTCGTGGTCATCATGCCGCAGGAGAAACATCGCTTCAAAGAGCGCGTGGACTTCATCACCTCGCCGGGCTTTGGCGACGGCGCCGGCTGGCGCGAGCGCGTGGGGCTGCCGGGCGGCGGTCCGGCCGCGGTCATCACGACCCTCGGCGTCTATCGCTTCGACCCCAAGACACGCGAGATGCTCCTCGCCTCCTGGCACCCGGGGCAGAGCGTCGAGTCGGTGCGAGCCGCGACAGGCTGGGACCTGCGCGTGGCGGACGGCTGCCGCCAAACGGCGATACCGACGGCAGCGGAGCTCGAGATCGTGCGCGCCTGCGACCCCGCGGGCTTCTGGACCCGCTAG
- a CDS encoding mandelate racemase/muconate lactonizing enzyme family protein: protein MKITAIEAICLAIPMKPLDPPSPWTAATRKQIIVRVRTDAGLTGVGEAFAYGAPLAVCNVIEESLAPLLIGQDPQRIEYLADLMHRGTMIYGRRGLAMFAISGVDIALWDLLGKSLNTPVHALLGGATRPTLPVYASLMRYDSPKDVAGACKGFVAQGFTMLKLHQTDVASVRAAREAVGPSVELMLDVNCPWTPAEAIGMARALAPYRLFWFEEPVWPPEDYTGLAEVTRATDTPIALGENESTLFGFREIVERRAGDILQPSITKVGGITEFKKIAALAQAANLPIAPHSFYFGPGLAATLHVAATWGGAMPVEFPTGEHETSFLARPIQAHDGHVEIPTGPGLGVEINEEAIRRHPYAASGAKPFVLH, encoded by the coding sequence ATGAAAATCACAGCTATTGAAGCGATCTGTCTCGCCATCCCGATGAAACCGCTCGACCCGCCGTCGCCCTGGACCGCGGCCACGCGCAAGCAGATCATCGTGCGCGTCAGGACCGACGCGGGGCTCACGGGCGTGGGCGAGGCGTTCGCCTACGGCGCGCCGCTCGCCGTCTGCAACGTGATCGAGGAGAGCCTGGCGCCGCTGCTGATCGGCCAGGACCCGCAGAGGATCGAGTACCTGGCGGACCTCATGCACCGCGGCACCATGATCTACGGGCGGCGGGGGCTGGCGATGTTCGCCATCAGCGGCGTCGACATCGCGCTGTGGGATCTTCTCGGCAAGTCGCTGAACACCCCCGTCCATGCGCTCCTTGGGGGCGCGACACGTCCCACCCTGCCCGTGTACGCGAGCCTTATGCGCTACGACTCGCCCAAGGACGTGGCGGGCGCCTGCAAGGGCTTCGTCGCCCAGGGCTTCACCATGCTCAAGCTCCACCAGACCGACGTGGCCTCGGTCCGCGCGGCGCGTGAGGCCGTGGGGCCTTCAGTGGAGCTGATGCTCGACGTGAATTGCCCGTGGACTCCCGCCGAGGCCATCGGGATGGCGCGGGCGCTCGCGCCGTACCGGCTCTTCTGGTTCGAGGAGCCCGTGTGGCCTCCCGAGGACTACACGGGGCTGGCCGAGGTAACGCGGGCCACCGACACGCCCATCGCGCTGGGCGAGAACGAGTCCACGCTCTTCGGCTTCCGCGAGATCGTCGAGCGCCGCGCGGGCGACATCCTGCAGCCCAGCATCACCAAGGTCGGCGGCATCACGGAGTTCAAGAAGATCGCCGCGCTCGCCCAGGCGGCCAACCTACCCATTGCGCCGCACTCCTTCTACTTCGGCCCGGGACTCGCGGCGACACTCCACGTCGCGGCAACCTGGGGCGGTGCGATGCCCGTGGAGTTCCCGACGGGCGAGCACGAGACGTCTTTTCTCGCGCGCCCTATCCAGGCGCACGACGGCCACGTCGAAATCCCTACCGGTCCCGGGCTCGGCGTCGAGATCAACGAGGAGGCCATTCGCCGCCATCCCTACGCCGCCTCGGGCGCCAAACCCTTCGTGCTCCACTAG